In Brassica napus cultivar Da-Ae chromosome A3, Da-Ae, whole genome shotgun sequence, the sequence CATTTATATTTGACGGAAGAAAATAATCTGTCTCTTGTTtgatagattttaatttttgtagtaAGTCCAAATATAACGTCATATTAGTGCATGCCTAAACTTGACAAATTGTACATTAGTGCATGCCTTAGGCTGATTTTAGATTAGGCGCCGGCAGATATTAATGAATATTAAGTTGTTATCTAACTGAGAGAAATTCGATCGATATGAGCGATAGTATGTAATAGACTATATTTTTGAACAAATGTAACAATACATTTCTAAAACGTGGTcatttaattaaacaaaaataacaacTAACGAAGTAGACATTGCTTACAGCATCTAACTGTGTCAACTGTCAAGGGATTAATTAGACAATGTTACGCTAAAAATTGGATTAATTGGACACAAATTGATCCTATTCGTAATAATGGATGACTAACTGTTATAGGAAATAGTTAATCATTACTCTTGCGAAATCACAATATACAAATACAAACAATCAAATCCATAAAATGCAAGgttttgaattttgatatttatctAGCTTATTTTGATAATCATCTAGCTTATTGGAATAAATGATATGCGTCTCAATatgttttcaagaaaaaaaaaattgtgcatAGTTAATTATAAAACCATGTACTTTTTTTGTATAAACAGAAAATTCCGAATGCACCAGTCGTatgtacaaaaataataatatttcattttatagttaATACTCAATGTTACAATTGCTATAAAGAAAATAGTGCTTTATTTTTGACAATAGTGTTAATCGGAGTGCGTTGGCCTCAACAAAACGGAAGGCGAGATATCACGgcgtattattttattttcatttatgtgGATGCTATTTAAAGCGGGCCTACTTAGccagatattttattttggcgtgaagatcGTAAATTGAACAACGAAATGTTGGCTTTGGTCCTCCATTAGTATCTTTACAcaattagaaataattattgTTCTAAGCATATTTAAAAGCACGACTTAATAATTAGTACAGGACTTTAGTATAATAATTTGGTGCGCAATTCGTTGCCATTAAGTTAACCTTATATATTCGCATGGCCTTGTGTTGGTACTTATGTTAAACCATTATGTTAGTAATTGACCGATTAATTAATTTGTGATAACTTATATATCCGAATGAAAAAAACAGTAGAAGAAATATAATAATACTCCTGAGGTGTCCGGAAATGCCTAAATCAAACATTGAGGTGTGACGGGAAGCTGTTACCATGTGTGGTATGGATGTCTTAAATCCTGGCATGATGATGTTTACATATAGGTTTTGATTCATATATATGAAGTTTTGCGATCTTTTCTTTCTAGATTTCTTACACCGATGCTTGCTTAATTACTTTGTCACATGTGCATGAGACCGATGGACTTGTTCCAAACAGAAAACGAAAATGTAATTGGTCTTCTTCGTCGCaattaaataagtttttaaaaaaaacatatttacatcGATGGCACTACAGAAGGCCATATTCTGAGATGTTATAATGCGTTTTCGTCCATGAATGAATGTGATTATCAATtcagtaaaaaaagaaaagaatgtgATTATCAATTCATACAATATGAAGGTACCATATGAGCTAGATACtcctatatatattgattagaACTGAATTTAAGAGCAACGTCTTCTCGCACACAACGCAGTTCTTTTATCCAACATGAACTTCAGCATAGCTAAAGAAGTATATACATTGAGATCACGCCAAGCATAGATATGGACATAGATATTTTgatcatacatatatatggaTTATGGATATATGTACTGTGACAAGTCAGTCGTATACGGTATGGATGAAATAATTTGAAAGATTGTGCACAtgcatttagcaaaaaaaaaaaaaaaaaagattgcgCACATGCATGCATGCATGACACTACGAATTGGTCTAAGTAATCTCCTTCTGTCCACATCGTATCGACATATCAACTATTTTGTATACAGCACTTTTGCATTATTCATTCTTTTAGTATATTAGGCGTTTTCCCCATGTCTACTTTAGTTTTCGAATTTATCAAAATTCAAAGTTTATATGACAGATCCTTTGAAGATAatgtaaataactaaaatttcaTATCCTCCAAAAGTTTACTCGggtattaaaatataaatagggTTAAACAGTTAaaaaatggagaagaaaaaTAAGGGAATAAATCCCATACAAAAAAGGAGTAAAGTTTATTTAATAAGTTCGTATTATTTTTTGGTAGGAACATTGATACATCAATGCAAAATATCCCTTACATTAATTAATGTACATACGCGTGTGGAAGTGGTCTATAAGTGAGGTATCTAAGCGCGTGTGGGCGTGCGTTTGTACATCTTTCGTAAATAAGATTTCATCGACGTACAAATTGAATTCGTTTTtggttaaaaagtaaaaaatgtttaacataaataaaaactaataatttaaAGAGAGTGGAGGAACAACGGCCCcaagattttattttaagattgacGTGATTGCGACGTGTCGCTTGCTTGTCTGCTTAGTGGGTCCACATCCATTGCTCCTTGCAAAATTCatctgaactttttttttttggtaaaaaaattcaTCTGAACTTCActtatgtttctcttttggatatttttagttGGATctgtaatttaaatttatttacgtAAGTTCACATGTTTTTAACAAATTGGAGaatgtattatgaattttatcTATTTACCGAAGTTCCTCGCTATAAATCTATAGACTTTGGTTATCGGTATTAGAAAATCATTCAAATATTAGATGAAGTGCCTTGGTAAAGCTCCTTTCACATGGAAAGCCAACacactaaatatttaaaaattacatttcTCAGGAGAATGCatagtatttgttttaaatgtataGTAATTTAATAACTCAAAATTTAGCTATACCAAATCTATACaacagaaaataataaaataaagatggTGGAGTGTGATAATAATTGAAGTTACTGTGgacacttttatttatttttctcctcTTGCactcattttcttttaaaaaaaaattcgtttttcACATTTAGTGATAATACATATGTGGACTTTATATGGAAcaccaaaaaaatcattttagtgcttggttcttctctctttctccatctctttcatcaatgctatctttctctctctaagaaaccattttctttgttttgccAAGAAAACCCATCCAAGGTTTGTAAACTGTTTCTCcaaaatttgttttcttgttctttGTCTAAAGTTTGTGAATCTGGTGTGTCCTTCTTTCTTCATTTTGATCTTCTGTTCTTCTATCCAACTTCAAGATCCCAAATCTTGAAATGTTTTCAGATGTATGTGTGTATATGAGATTTATGAGTAAAGATTAGATTTGTTCCTTTTACTTCAACTACTAGATCTATTTGTAGTCATCCTTTTTTCTAGCTGATCAAGATTCTTCCCCATGTCTTGATTTTCCTTTGATTTAATGCCCTCATAATCTTTAGTTTCATGAAGACCATATGAATTCTTAACTTTGatctaatctttatatattttggtaGCTTCTTTATCTTATGGATGTCTTACTTCACTTTATCCTCTTATGATACCCTCAACATACAATAAGCTCACGAATTAGATTGGTAACTGAAACTTTTTTCTGAGAAATAAAGAAATCAGGCTCTTTTGCGTGCGAataattgtttcttttttttttgtgattacaCTTCATCAAATCGTTACATGTATACACTTCAAAATATACCAACTAATCCCAACTTATATTTTTCACATGAAATAAcgttcactttttttttgctcttcTGGGTTTCTTGGAATCACAAATCTCAACAAGTTTCATAATCTTAGTTTACGTGTTGTGTGTAGATCGGACATAAACTGGAGATGATAAAAGAAGATCTAGTGTTATGCTGAACTATTTGGGAAGCGAAGAGGCAGATAGTAACAGTGGAAGAATCAAATGTTCTTGTCCACTGAGAACCCACCACATGACCcactttcatcttcttctcctgctACTTCCAGTTTATTACATCTCACCACTTCTTCACATGAGTTAGGTCAATCCCATCTCCAAAACTTCTCCATCAGGTAAATTAAAaacttctacttttttttttattctctgaaagtctttttttgttttctgggTTTCTTCGCCAATATGGTTTTCCcccagacaaaaaaaaagtctcttGATTTCGTGATGGGTCagtctcaaatgatcaaaagTGTTGACCTTTCTTCCTTCTTCCTTATAGTAACTAATGGGTCAGTTTTAAATGATCATAAGCTAAAAACTCATCCTCATAGCTAGATCAAAAGTTTTGACCTTTCTTCCTTCTTCCTTAGCTTTTTTGAGACTTGGAAGTAACTAACGTCGTTATATATATGCTTTGATGCATGCAGAGATTACGCGTATAGTAACAGAAAGAACAGCATCAAGAACAGCTGGCCATTTTCTCCTAAAAGTCTCCAAATTTGTTCAACTCATGGCGTAACTGATCCTTTGCCACCGTTTGAGACAACGGCTAGTTCATCGTCAGGGAAGCAGATCGTATCTCATGTCCATAGAGGAACTGGTTTGGCTAAACTTGGGCTAAAAGGAGGTTGTAGCCAATCAAGGGTCATCAAGAATGGTTTTGGTACGAGTACAAGTGTTTCGAAGTCTAAGGTAGAGATAGTAGTAGCTGGTACAAGTAATAACAACAAGAACAGTAAAAAGTGTggacgaggaggaggaggaatgGTGAAATCCAAAGAAGATACTTGTGGTGGTGGCCTCGTGATGACGACAACATGTCCTATTTGCAAAACCTTCTCATCAGCTTCCAACACTACTTTGAATGCTCACATCGATCAGTGTCTGTCTGCTGATTCAGAACTGCCACCTGTTAGTACTTATAAGCCAAACAAGCATAGAGTTGATCAGCGTCTGTCTGTTGATTCAGCCGTGCCACCTGTTAGTAGTACTAAGCCAAACAAGCCTAGAGTTAATCAGTGTCTGTCTGTTGATTTATCCGTGCCACCGGTTAGCACCAAGCCAAACAAGCCTAGAGCTAAGCCACAGATGAAAGTTAAAACGATGGTTGATATTTATGCTTCTGCTAAAAGATGCACGTTAGAAGATCTTGACAAGAGAAATGGAACTACGTGGGTGTCCATTTTGAGTCACACGAATCGAGTTGTTGCTGATAAAGTGTCCAAGAAGCGGAAAGCTTCTCCTGTGGGCGTTGGTCCGGTTTATATCGATGCCAAGGGTCAAAAACTGCGGATTCTAACAGAGTTCAGCGAGAAGAAGACTTGTACTACTACTACATTGAGAGAGCAGCATGAGGGTGGTAGTAGTGAAAAGAAGAGTTCAAGCCAAGGTAGTAAAGAAAACAGTAAAAGCTTGAGGAAGAGACGTCTGGGAAAGAAACATTACAAGTATCTTAAACTAACCAATCTCAAAGCCAATAATACATCAGAggtaataaataataacattagtttctgtatcttttgtttttgtagtgAGGTTCATGAAATAACAGTACACTACTTTGTACAGCAGGTACCAGATTATCAAAGAGTGTTTTGCGGAGAAGGTAGCAGCAAGGGTCATCGTAGAATCTATAACCAGCGGATGTTATCAAAACCTGGTCTGGTTTCAAAGAGGCTAAATGAGAAAGGACATAAACTTTATGATTTGCGGGATCAGCCAtctgaggatgatgatgattcatGGTCAGGAGGAGAGCGTCTTGTGTTGAGAGGTACTGATTCATCCCCTTTGAAGAAACAGAAGGAAGTCTCTGGAAGGAATAAGGCTATGTTTGGGAGTAAAGGAGCTCAAAGTCGTTCATTTAGAGTTCAGATGAGTGAAAAGGAGGAGGCATCACTTGCAGTAGCTCATTTAGACACCCTCCAAGTCAAGAAGAGACTTGCTTCGATTCAAGAAAATAAGTATCCACTTGGAAAGAATGTCAGCGAGGTTTCTCCTCGTGCAACTAGCATGAGAAAGGTGTCCCCACAATTCGTAGCAAATGGCTGGAGACGACTATCTCTGCCTGTGGAGCTAAAGAAAGCTCGGCTGGATTCgtctgaggaagaagaagctggaAAATGGGAATCTGAAATGACACAAGAACGTGAACTCTCAGATGATGATTATGTTTCTGGTTATGATGATACTCCTTcatttgatgatgatgatgacgaagaAAGTAGTGATGAGGAGGATGAAGATAatagcaacaacaacaacagtagAGCCAATGTGTTGGACAAAAGCAATGATGCTACACCTAGCGAGAGAGCAATGTATTATTACTCTGAAGAAGTTGAGGAAATGATTTATAGGCAAACCACTTGTGATGAAGATGTGAGGTTTGAATCTGAGGTGAGAGGAAAAGGAAGCTTATTTGTAGAGGTTGATACCATTCCCATTCCAGGACCTCCTGGCTCATTTCTACCTAGTCCCAGGGACATGTGTTACGATGAGAATCTTGGAAACTCGTCTGTTATCACAAGCCAGTTCCATTCTTTCGACAGAAACTCATCTGAATCACCTGTTTCTGCTGTTTCAAACGTTGCACCTGGTAAGTTGAGTTTCCCTGTGGAGTTATCTTCTTCCTACACGACAACACCGATAAGCTTTTGTGTTCCATCTCATCATGAGACAATCACCGAGGCTGAGCTGATGACTGTTGGCAAGACAGAACCACCTCCAAGACTTAGAAGCAACGATCATGAGTCTTGTTGTTGTTGCCAGAGAAAAGAGAGAATCTCTGAGGGGATTGCTTTGAATCATCAAACATCTCATCTACTGCAGAGAAGAGGTGCTTCTTATTCGTCACATTTGGATACAACAAATCATCCGTTTGAGGAGTCACCGTACATGATCCAGCAAGACTTAGAACTTCAGAGTAAATTCTCCAGCAGAGCTGTTGTTGTGCCTCCAAGTCCTAACCCGGTTTTGCGGTTGATGGGAAAAGACCTGATGGTCATGAACCAAGGAGAAGCAGACAAGGTAGAAGCATCTCGGGATAGCTTAAAACCACCCACTCAGTTTCTTGATTCTCTTCATTGCCCAGCTGGAACCGGCTTATACTTCAACACAGGTCTCTATTTAAGAAACAGTTTCGAGTCAACACATCATCAACCACAGACACCACAAGCACAAGCACAGACACAAACACAAGCTTCACCATTCCGACACAGTTTTGATGATCATGTAAGGTACTTTTCTCCGAGCTAGTCAATCCAATGTAAGAGTTTCGGCCTTTGTGTCTGTCCCTTTGTGTAGTTATGGACCTTACGGTTTACATTAAGAAAAGCagaaacttgaaaagaacaAACACTCACTCTGTAGAAGATAAAAGTAACTTTAAGCTTTGAGAAGCTCAACAAATAAACTTGTAAGTTTATATTTAAGGTTTTGGCCATTGTGGTAAGAACAACATGATTCTTCCACAAACTTGGACTGTGAATTCagatttctttttcaaatagAGAGGGGAAAAGTCAAagataaaactaatataaatataattaagtaaaGCTCTTATCAAAGGCTCCTtgagcaaaaaaagaaaaaaacaatacaaagtATTCACTTTAGTTTCGGGTTTAGATAAGTTTCGAGCAAAAACACAGTTGAATCTGTATCACGATCTAGATAACTTTACGCTTTCATAACAGATAAAAGTTCAGTCTTTCGTGAGCTCATTGAGAGATAAATTGCCTTGCATCTGCAGTTTTCGGATCTCGTTTGCAATCTGAATACAGTGAgctgcaacaacaaaaaacaaaagaatgcatgagacaaaaaaaagtgtGTCAAGTTTTAAAATCAAGAAGAATGAATCTAAGAAATCAAGAGCACGTACGAAGTATCATAGTAGAAAAATTATTCTTGAAGAAGAGAAGGCATTGGCTGAGAATGAACCTCATATGACGCTGTCAAGCCTTGAAGAAGCAAAAACCAAAGCTGAGAATCTAAAGAATCAAGCTCATGATATACAAAAACCATTGTGTAGAGATCACAGAGATCCAAGAAGTGAAAGGTTTCAAGAAGAGTGTTTAAACCACTTCATTCTACGTACAGTTAGGCTTGATGTTTATGCTGTTCAATTTTCAGTTAATTGCCAGTGGAATAGATTGTTGTACCCACATGAATTTTGTTCTTTAGTGTGATATTGCAATTAAACGCAACGAGTTATACGGTTAATCATCCATTAttcacaaaataaaagaaacatcTGATTACACACTATTTATGGAGAGACTATCTgtttgaaaagaagaaaaataagaaagatgAGTAACATAGTTTACTTCTTGGAACTTTGGTCAAAAAGACTCCACCAAATTACATTAAAAACCAAACACCAAGAAACTAAAATtagaaccaaaaaccaaaagtatttttaaaattttcctcTATACCATATATACGTTTTCTTAGAATCCTTATCCTTCGTTAGGTGGCAACTCATTCAAGTCAAACTCAAATTTCTTCACTTCTTGCACTGTCTCTGTTCCTTGACTAGAAGAACCTGCTGCTGGAGCGGTTGCAGCCTCACTAGAAACTGGTCCAGTCCAATGGCGTCTCTTATGACCTCCAAGAGCTTGACCCGTTGGGAAACTTTTGTGACAAATGTCGCAAACGTGGTCTCCATTATTGCTACTGCTTAAAGATGTGTTTGATGCTTGAGCACTAGCTAAACCGATTCTGTTTTCTTCGGTTCCAAGTAATAAAGCTTCACTGTTTGCCCTAGCTTGATGATTCTCCAAAATTTTGGCCTTGTTGTGACTTGCTCTATGACCTCCTAAAGCTTGATAAGAGGTAAACGACTTGTTGCATGTCACACACACGTGTTTCTCACGTGCACCACTACCTTCCTCAGCTGCTGAAGCAACAACATCCCCAACCTGATGATGATCATGAGTAGATGATGATACCTTCTCTATCTCAGatactcttctcttcttcttcttcttcatatctTCGGCAGAGTGTGAATCAGAAGTCTCAGCAACATCGAGATTAACAGCTTCCGCAGTAGTAGCTAAGAGCATTAGATCCTTAGCATCAATGTTATCataaccatcatcatcatcatcatcatcatgatccGAGCTTGTAAACTCACCAACATGATGATCATCAATAGAGAGTGTAGAAGAGGATGAATTACCAAGTGgatggggaggaggaggaggaggaggaggcaaaACTCCTTTCCATGCTCTGTCTGGATGAAACCTCATGTGTCCATATAAAGTCTTCCTTGATGTGAACTTCTTATGGCAAACACTACAATCAATTTCGGATTCACCAGACTTGTTCTGATTTTCGAGCACATGAATTCTTTTATGACCTCCTAAAGCCTTACCAGACATACACTGTTTACCACATTCAGAACACATatgcttcttctcttcttcttcttacacaTCTCCTTCTAGATCTATACTGTTAGCTCTATCATCATTATCTTCTTCCCTTAGACTGATACTTTTAGGTTCTTTCTCATCATCTTCAGCTTGATATTTTTCTATGTCTTTTCTCTTTTCAACTATGAATCCAAGTGAGGATCCACAGTCGTCTTTGTAACACTGTTCCATTGCTTTCGAAGCTTGAACCCacccaaaaaaaactaagcTCAGAATCTCTCACAGCTCTCTTAAACTCCACAAGTCGGATGTGATTGCAAAAACGCTTGGGACcaataaagtaaatatttaaccCTAATATTTGAAGACGGGTGTACTAATTAGAATTTAAAGAGATAAGTAGTGAAAATactgaaaacttttttttatgtattttcttaTCTCTTGATACCTTTGAATCACAGTCAAAGATTTTCTTTTGATGCAAGGATatctcaaattaaaaataaaaccaaataaatgaaaatccAAATAAAGACTTGATTTAGGGTTGTTATTGCCTTATTGGTAGTGATGATAGCTGGCTCAAAATTGTTGTATTGGCTTAGAGGTATTGCATGTTTGCCAGGACTAGTAGGTGCAGTGTGTAGTGTCCATTATTTATTGTCCTCCCTTTTTAACATTAAAAGGT encodes:
- the LOC111198015 gene encoding uncharacterized protein LOC111198015 isoform X1 — its product is MFLSTENPPHDPLSSSSPATSSLLHLTTSSHELGQSHLQNFSIRDYAYSNRKNSIKNSWPFSPKSLQICSTHGVTDPLPPFETTASSSSGKQIVSHVHRGTGLAKLGLKGGCSQSRVIKNGFGTSTSVSKSKVEIVVAGTSNNNKNSKKCGRGGGGMVKSKEDTCGGGLVMTTTCPICKTFSSASNTTLNAHIDQCLSADSELPPVSTYKPNKHRVDQRLSVDSAVPPVSSTKPNKPRVNQCLSVDLSVPPVSTKPNKPRAKPQMKVKTMVDIYASAKRCTLEDLDKRNGTTWVSILSHTNRVVADKVSKKRKASPVGVGPVYIDAKGQKLRILTEFSEKKTCTTTTLREQHEGGSSEKKSSSQGSKENSKSLRKRRLGKKHYKYLKLTNLKANNTSEQVPDYQRVFCGEGSSKGHRRIYNQRMLSKPGLVSKRLNEKGHKLYDLRDQPSEDDDDSWSGGERLVLRGTDSSPLKKQKEVSGRNKAMFGSKGAQSRSFRVQMSEKEEASLAVAHLDTLQVKKRLASIQENKYPLGKNVSEVSPRATSMRKVSPQFVANGWRRLSLPVELKKARLDSSEEEEAGKWESEMTQERELSDDDYVSGYDDTPSFDDDDDEESSDEEDEDNSNNNNSRANVLDKSNDATPSERAMYYYSEEVEEMIYRQTTCDEDVRFESEVRGKGSLFVEVDTIPIPGPPGSFLPSPRDMCYDENLGNSSVITSQFHSFDRNSSESPVSAVSNVAPGKLSFPVELSSSYTTTPISFCVPSHHETITEAELMTVGKTEPPPRLRSNDHESCCCCQRKERISEGIALNHQTSHLLQRRGASYSSHLDTTNHPFEESPYMIQQDLELQSKFSSRAVVVPPSPNPVLRLMGKDLMVMNQGEADKVEASRDSLKPPTQFLDSLHCPAGTGLYFNTGLYLRNSFESTHHQPQTPQAQAQTQTQASPFRHSFDDHVRYFSPS
- the LOC111198015 gene encoding uncharacterized protein LOC111198015 isoform X2, translated to MFLSTENPPHDPLSSSSPATSSLLHLTTSSHELGQSHLQNFSIRDYAYSNRKNSIKNSWPFSPKSLQICSTHGVTDPLPPFETTASSSSGKQIVSHVHRGTGLAKLGLKGGCSQSRVIKNGFGTSTSVSKSKVEIVVAGTSNNNKNSKKCGRGGGGMVKSKEDTCGGGLVMTTTCPICKTFSSASNTTLNAHIDQCLSADSELPPVSTYKPNKHRVDQRLSVDSAVPPVSSTKPNKPRVNQCLSVDLSVPPVSTKPNKPRAKPQMKVKTMVDIYASAKRCTLEDLDKRNGTTWVSILSHTNRVVADKVSKKRKASPVGVGPVYIDAKGQKLRILTEFSEKKTCTTTTLREQHEGGSSEKKSSSQGSKENSKSLRKRRLGKKHYKYLKLTNLKANNTSEVPDYQRVFCGEGSSKGHRRIYNQRMLSKPGLVSKRLNEKGHKLYDLRDQPSEDDDDSWSGGERLVLRGTDSSPLKKQKEVSGRNKAMFGSKGAQSRSFRVQMSEKEEASLAVAHLDTLQVKKRLASIQENKYPLGKNVSEVSPRATSMRKVSPQFVANGWRRLSLPVELKKARLDSSEEEEAGKWESEMTQERELSDDDYVSGYDDTPSFDDDDDEESSDEEDEDNSNNNNSRANVLDKSNDATPSERAMYYYSEEVEEMIYRQTTCDEDVRFESEVRGKGSLFVEVDTIPIPGPPGSFLPSPRDMCYDENLGNSSVITSQFHSFDRNSSESPVSAVSNVAPGKLSFPVELSSSYTTTPISFCVPSHHETITEAELMTVGKTEPPPRLRSNDHESCCCCQRKERISEGIALNHQTSHLLQRRGASYSSHLDTTNHPFEESPYMIQQDLELQSKFSSRAVVVPPSPNPVLRLMGKDLMVMNQGEADKVEASRDSLKPPTQFLDSLHCPAGTGLYFNTGLYLRNSFESTHHQPQTPQAQAQTQTQASPFRHSFDDHVRYFSPS
- the LOC125600488 gene encoding zinc finger protein ZAT9-like, whose translation is MCSECGKQCMSGKALGGHKRIHVLENQNKSGESEIDCSVCHKKFTSRKTLYGHMRFHPDRAWKGVLPPPPPPPPHPLGNSSSSTLSIDDHHVGEFTSSDHDDDDDDDGYDNIDAKDLMLLATTAEAVNLDVAETSDSHSAEDMKKKKKRRVSEIEKVSSSTHDHHQVGDVVASAAEEGSGAREKHVCVTCNKSFTSYQALGGHRASHNKAKILENHQARANSEALLLGTEENRIGLASAQASNTSLSSSNNGDHVCDICHKSFPTGQALGGHKRRHWTGPVSSEAATAPAAGSSSQGTETVQEVKKFEFDLNELPPNEG